The Paenibacillus mucilaginosus 3016 genome includes the window TTCGACTGTCAGCCGCCTCTACGTATGCGTAGAGGCGTTTTTTATTTGTTACATGAGCCCAGAAGAGCAGTATAGAAGAGCCCGAGAAGAGGAGAGATGCAGCATGTATTCACCGGAACTGCAGGAAGTCATCCGCCTGTCCAAAGAGTATAATCTGATTCCCGTCGTGCGCAACCTGATGGCCGATACGGAAACCCCGATCCGCGTGTTCCAGCACTTTTATGAGGAGAACATGGCGTTCCTGCTGGAAAGTGTGGAGGGCGGAGTGAAATGGGCCCGCTACTCCTTCATCGGCACGGATCCGTTCATGATGATCCGTTCAAAGAACGGCGTGACAACCGTTGACGGGCCGCAGGGGAAAAGGACTTCGGAAGAGAAGCCGGTGGATGTGCTGAAAGCTTACCTGCGCGGATACCGCAGCCCTTCCCTCCCCGGGCTGCCGAGGTTCACGGGCGGAGCGGTCGGCTTCTTCGGATACGACCTGCTGCAGTATTACGAGAAGCTTCCCGCGCACAGGCACGATGATCTGAAGATGAACGACGTTCAATTCATGTTCTGCGATCAGGTTATCGTCTTCGATCACTTCAAGCAGCAGCTGAAGATGATCGGGAACGTCCATATTCCCCCACATGCGACCGACGCGGAGATCGTCCGCGCCTACGACGAGACTTGCGCCAAGATCGATGCCACTGCAGAACGCCTGAAGCGTCCGCTTCCGGCGCTGACCATGTCCCATCAGGCGATCCCGGACGATGTGGAGCTCGGCGAAGTACGCTCCAACCTGACGAAGGAGCAGTTTATCTCGAATGTGGAGAAAGCTAAGGAATACATCCGGGCCGGCGACATCTTCCAGGTGGTGCTCTCGCAGCGCTTCGAGATCGAAACGGACGTATCTCCCCTACAGGTTTACCGGATACTGCGCACGATGAATCCATCCCCGTACATGTACTGCCTCAAGATGGGGGATGAGGTGATTGTGGGTACGTCGCCCGAAGCGCTGGTGCGGGTGGAGGACGAGAAGGTGCAGACCCGTCCGATCGCTGGAACCCGTCCGCGCGGCCGTACGCCGGAAGAGGATCTGCGGCTGGAGCAGGAGCTGCTGGCCGACGAGAAGGAGCGGGCCGAGCACCTCATGCTCGTGGACCTCGGCCGCAACGACATTGGACGCGTGTCGGAGTTCGGCACGGTGAAGTGCGATACCTTCATGCAGATCGAACGCTACTCCCACGTTATGCATATCGTCTCCAACGTCTCCGGCACGCTGGCCAAAGACAAGGATTTTTACGATGCCTTCATCTCCTGCCTTCCGGCGGGAACGGTCTCCGGGGCGCCGAAGCTGCGGGCGATGGAGATTATCGCCGAACTCGAGCACGAAGCTCGCGGCGCCTATGCCGGCGCCATCGGCTACCTCGGGTTCTCGGGCAACCTCGATACCTGCATTACGATCCGCACCATTATCTTCAAGAACGGCAAAGCCTATGTGCAGGCCGGGGCGGGGATCGTATGGGATTCGGTGCCGGAGAGCGAGTACGAGGAGACGGTGAACAAGGCAAAAGGGATGCTGAAATCGATCCGGATGGCCGAGCAGGTCTTCGCCTCAAGGCCAACTGAGTTTGCCATGATCAACCAGGATTATTACCAGTAATTCCGGAGATGTGCAGACAGGCTGAAGAGAAGAAGACCGGGGAGGCAGAAAAACAATGGAACATGTGAAGCTGAGTGTACAGGGGGCCCTGCAGCAGTTGATCGCAGGCCAGCATTTGTCCCGGGCGGAAGCGCGGGATGTCATGTCCGTCATCATGGAAGGCGGGGCGACGCCGACGCAGATCGGATCGCTGCTGACCGGGCTGCGGATGAAAGGCGAGACCATTGAAGAGATCACCGGCTTCGCCGAAGTCATGCGTCTGAAGTCGGGCCGGGTGCGGACGTCCCAGGAGAACCTGCTCGATACGTGCGGTACGGGCGGCGACGGGGCGGATACGTTCAATATCTCGACGGCGGCGGCGATCGTGGCGGCGGCCGGCGGTATCCGTGTCGCCAAGCACGGCAACCGGGCCATGTCGAGCAAGAGCGGGAGCGCGGATGTGCTCGAAGCGCTGGGCGTCAACATCCAGCTCGGTGAAGAGCAGGCGGCCAGATGCCTCGAAGAGGTGGGGATCTGCTTCATGTTCGCCCAGAACTACCACCAGTCGATGAAGCATGTGGCCCCTTCGCGCAGGGAGCTCGGCTTCCGGACGGTATTCAACCTGCTTGGCCCGCTGACCAATCCGGCAGGAGCGGACCGTCAGGTGCTCGGGGTGTTCGACCGCGGCAAGACCGAGACGATCGCACACGTCATGCAGGCGCTGGGCGTGAAGCGTTCGCTCGTAGTGGCGAGCTTCGACGGGCTCGATGAGATCTCGATCTCGGACGCGACCCAGGTGACCGAGCTGCGGGACGGATCGATCCGCACCTTCGAGATCTCGCCCGACGATCTGGGCCTGCGCACTTATCCGCAGGCGGCGGTGGTCGGCGGGGACGCCGCGGAGAATGCCCACATTCTCCGCGCGATCTTCGCAGGCGAGCAGGGCGCACCGCGGGATATCGTGCTGGCAAATGCCGGGGCCTGCTTCTATGTGACGGGGCTGTCCGGCACGCTCCAGGAAGGCGTGAAGATGGCGGCGGCCGTGATTGACTCCGGCCGGGCGCAGCTGAAGCTTCAGCAACTAATCCAGTGTACGGGAGAAGTGAGCCATGTTTCTTGATCGAATCGTAACGACGAAACACGAGGAAGTCGCCCAGCTCCAAGCGCGGACGACGATCGCCGAGATGGAGAAGATCATTGCGGCGCTGCCGCCGACGCTTGGCTTTGAGCGGGCCCTCGGGGCAGGCCGCCAGCGCAGCATGGGGCTCATCGCCGAGGTGAAGAAGGCCTCGCCTTCCAAAGGCCTCATCCGGGAAGACTTCGAGCCCGTGTCACTGGCCCGAGCTTATGAACAGGCCGGAGCCGACTGCATCTCGGTGCTGACCGACGTGCAGTATTTTCAGGGGGCGAACGAGTACCTCACGCGTGTAAGGGAGGCGGTGAACGTTCCGCTGCTGCGCAAGGATTTCACCATCGACCCGTACCAGATCTATGAAGCCCGCTGTATCGGTGCGGATGCGATCCTGCTGATTGCGGCGATCCTGACGACGGAGCAGATGCGCGAATATCAGCAGACGGCGCGCAGCATCGGACTTGACGTGCTGATCGAAGTGCATGACAAGGAAGAGCTGGACCGCGTGCTGGAGCTGTCCCCGACGATGGTGGGCATCAACAACCGGAACCTGCGCACTTTCGTGACAGATCTTCATACGACCGAAGAACTCATTCAATATATACCTAAAGACGTAACGGTAGTCAGCGAGAGCGGCATCTCCCGCAGCGAAGAGATTACATACCTGGAGTCGATCGGCGCCAGGGCCGTGCTTGTCGGCGAGCACTTCATGAGGCAGGAGAGCGTAGGCCGGGCGGTCGACGACCTGCTGGGAGTCCGGCCGGAAGCTTCGGCTTCCAGGGAGCTGTAATCATGGCCTTAGTCAAAATCTGCGGCCTTCAAACGCTCTCCCATGTGGAAGCGGTGGCCAAGCTGCCGGTGGATTACATTGGATTTGTCTTCGCACGCAGCAAGAGACAAGTAGCTCCCCGGACGGCCGGGGAGCTCATCCGCGCTATGCGGGATGCTTCTGCCGGCACGGCCAGCCGGCCGAAGGCTGCCGGCGTGTTCGTGAACCCGTCCATGGATGAGCTGGAAGCTGTCCTTGGCGAAGCTCCGCTG containing:
- the trpE gene encoding anthranilate synthase component I, yielding MYSPELQEVIRLSKEYNLIPVVRNLMADTETPIRVFQHFYEENMAFLLESVEGGVKWARYSFIGTDPFMMIRSKNGVTTVDGPQGKRTSEEKPVDVLKAYLRGYRSPSLPGLPRFTGGAVGFFGYDLLQYYEKLPAHRHDDLKMNDVQFMFCDQVIVFDHFKQQLKMIGNVHIPPHATDAEIVRAYDETCAKIDATAERLKRPLPALTMSHQAIPDDVELGEVRSNLTKEQFISNVEKAKEYIRAGDIFQVVLSQRFEIETDVSPLQVYRILRTMNPSPYMYCLKMGDEVIVGTSPEALVRVEDEKVQTRPIAGTRPRGRTPEEDLRLEQELLADEKERAEHLMLVDLGRNDIGRVSEFGTVKCDTFMQIERYSHVMHIVSNVSGTLAKDKDFYDAFISCLPAGTVSGAPKLRAMEIIAELEHEARGAYAGAIGYLGFSGNLDTCITIRTIIFKNGKAYVQAGAGIVWDSVPESEYEETVNKAKGMLKSIRMAEQVFASRPTEFAMINQDYYQ
- the trpC gene encoding indole-3-glycerol phosphate synthase TrpC translates to MFLDRIVTTKHEEVAQLQARTTIAEMEKIIAALPPTLGFERALGAGRQRSMGLIAEVKKASPSKGLIREDFEPVSLARAYEQAGADCISVLTDVQYFQGANEYLTRVREAVNVPLLRKDFTIDPYQIYEARCIGADAILLIAAILTTEQMREYQQTARSIGLDVLIEVHDKEELDRVLELSPTMVGINNRNLRTFVTDLHTTEELIQYIPKDVTVVSESGISRSEEITYLESIGARAVLVGEHFMRQESVGRAVDDLLGVRPEASASREL
- the trpD gene encoding anthranilate phosphoribosyltransferase; its protein translation is MEHVKLSVQGALQQLIAGQHLSRAEARDVMSVIMEGGATPTQIGSLLTGLRMKGETIEEITGFAEVMRLKSGRVRTSQENLLDTCGTGGDGADTFNISTAAAIVAAAGGIRVAKHGNRAMSSKSGSADVLEALGVNIQLGEEQAARCLEEVGICFMFAQNYHQSMKHVAPSRRELGFRTVFNLLGPLTNPAGADRQVLGVFDRGKTETIAHVMQALGVKRSLVVASFDGLDEISISDATQVTELRDGSIRTFEISPDDLGLRTYPQAAVVGGDAAENAHILRAIFAGEQGAPRDIVLANAGACFYVTGLSGTLQEGVKMAAAVIDSGRAQLKLQQLIQCTGEVSHVS